The segment GATAAAGATCAAAAGCGGCGTCATCAGGAATCCGCCACCAACACCGAAAACGCCGGACAGGAAACCAACGGCTCCCCCCATGCCCAGGATCAAGAATATGTTGACCGAAATTTCAGCAATGGGGAGGTAAATTTGCATTGTTCAGGATCAGTCCCAAAACCCGTTTGCGCAAGCGCACCGGCAGCAGCAAACAGCTTCAACTTGTGAGGCGTTGAAAGAGGGGGTATCGATCTTGTCCATACGGTTTGGCAAGCTGAAAACGATCCTTGTCGAGGAGTTTCTTTGCTTTAGCGGCAAAGATTAGATGCTTCTAATTAACAGCAAGGCCGTTGTCAATAGAATGTCGGGTTTTAATTAGGGACATTTGGCGTAGAGCCGGTGCAGGACTTCAATGATGGCGCGCGGCTTGGCCCCGGCGAGGGAATATTTAATCGACTGGCCATCTCTTTTCGTGTTGACCAGTTGGTTTTCACGCAGGATGGCCAGATGCTGGGATATGGCCGATTGGCTAAGTCCGATCATCTGTTCGAGCTCGGTGACAGATTTTTCATCATCAAACAGGCGACACAGGATCATCAGCCGCGCTTCGTTGCTCATCGCCTTCATCAAGGCGCTGGCTTCA is part of the Rhodospirillaceae bacterium genome and harbors:
- a CDS encoding helix-turn-helix transcriptional regulator, which codes for MFMNRLATEETASMEMAGHIEASALMKAMSNEARLMILCRLFDDEKSVTELEQMIGLSQSAISQHLAILRENQLVNTKRDGQSIKYSLAGAKPRAIIEVLHRLYAKCP